The sequence CAACTCGTCGATGGCATTTCCGATCTCGAAGCAGCGATCGGATCAAGTGAGGCGGTCAAGACGATCTTCACGCAGTGGATCGGGCTGCATATCCTGGCCGCGATCGTCATGTATGTGCTGCTCGCCGTGCATGTGGCGGCCGAGATCTATTTCGGGCTGCGGTGGCTCGCGTGACGATCAGGGGCGCGCTCTATGTCGTGGTCGCGACACTGGCGGTCGCAAGTGCAGCGGTCGCATCGATTGCTCTGTATCGGGGCGGCTCAACGAGCGTCCCGGGCTGGACGAGGCTCGTCAGTCCCGGACCGCTGTCCGCAAAGCATGCATTTCTGTCCGACAAATGCGAGAGCTGCCATGCGCCGATCAAAGGGGTCGAGGCGGCCGCCTGTATCACCTGTCATGCGCCTGCCGCCGCGGATCTCGCCAAGCAATCGACAGCGTTTCATGCCATGGCGGGCGGTCAATGTTCCGGTTGCCACCGCGAGCACTCTGGCGACTTGCGGCCGATCAGGATGAACCATGCGTCGCTGCTGAAAGTCGCGATGCCTGCCTCCGGCAAGACGGTGTTCGATCGGACTGCACCCGACCAAATGACGGCAGACCTGAGGGAGTTTCTCGGCCTGCAAAAGTCAGAGCAGCGGGAGAAGGCGGCGCTCGACTGTGCCAACTGCCACAGCAACCGGGAGCCGCACCGCGAATTGTTTGGACGGGGCTGCGCGGATTGCCATGGACTCGCGTCCTGGAAGATCGCGGGTTTCCTGCATCCGTCGCCAACGTCGCGGGACTGCGCCCAATGCCATCAGGCACCGCCGAGCCACTATATGGGCCACTTCATCATGATGGACCGGATGATCGCAGGGCAGGAACACGCATCGGTCGATCAATGCTTTCTGTGCCACAGGACCGACTCGTTCAATGACATCAAGGGCGTCGGTTGGATGAAGCATCATTGACGGATTCGTTTCGGCGACGGAGATATCGGCAATATATTACAGGTTTCGACGAAAAAAATCGGGAGCTCATTTCCGCGCCGCATCACAATGTCGGATGCACGCGCCGAGCCCTTCACGCCCGCATGGCGCAAGACGCGCATCGCCGTTCTCGCGTGCGTCGTTTTCTGTTGGCCGTGCCTGCAACCAGAGCTATATGTTCCCGGTCGGGACAGCAGGTGCAGGGATGATTGGCTTGCGAAAGCCGAGGCGAAGATGGTGGGGATGGGTTGTCGCCATCGCCTACCTGCTCGCGTCGATGACGCCGTCCCTCGCGATCTCGATCTCCCTCGACGTCGCCATGCAGTGCGAGCATCCGCTCGCTCAGCCCGGAGATGTGCATGAGCACGATGACGCTGCCGGATCGGCAGCGCATTCGCATGACGTTGCGATGGCCGGGGATTGCGACGACGACCAGGACCGGCTCGGCGACCGGCATGCGACCTGCTGCGGCTCGGTGCTTTGCTTCAGCGCCGTGTGGCCGCAAGCTCCCGCGATTGCGGATCATGTCGTGCCGCGCTCGCGCTGCGAGGCGCAGCCTGACGTGATCGGCGACGAAGGCACGTTCCGTCGCCACTACCGGCCTCCCATCGTCTGAGATAGCTCCCGAAAACCGGGCTGCGTCGCTACAGGAGCGAGCGCGGATCGATTCGTCTGCGCGGGACGCTTTGCCATGCGGATGGCGGCCATGCCCGCCAGGACCTCACACGCGATGGAGTGACAGCGCCGGCCTCGGTGTTGCTCGCGCGCTGCGTGCTGGGCGGACGAACGCCGGTTTGCGGAAAGAGAGGTCGAGCGCCGCTGTCGCGGCGATCGCTCGCGACCCTGCTCGGACGACTGCCGTACCGGCTGATGACAGCCGTGCCGTCACGTTCCCGCTCCAACGAAGCGTTCTACCAAATGTCATGCAAGGACGATGCGTCATGAAACCGTCGAACGAGAATCTGCCGGTGCTGACGGCCGGCTCCCTGGAAGCGCAGGAGGCAATCGTTCGTGCCGCCCTCATCGGCAGTTACGATCGCCTCCGCGGTTATCTGCAGCGACGCTTTGGCGGGAAGGCGGAAGCGGAGGAGGTGCTCCAGGCATTCATGTTGCGCGCACTGGAGCGGTCCGGCGATATCCGCGATGCCGACTCCGTTCGGGGCTGGCTCAGCAGGGTCCTGGCCACGACGATCGCTGACTTCCACCGGCAGGCGTCAAAGAGCAGGACGAGGGAGATGCCGTTCCCGAATGAGCTCAACGATCGTCTTGCGGCCGAGCAGGACGCCGCGGCGAATGCCGCGGTCTGCGAGTGTCTTCATACCCATCTGTCCCTTCTGAAGCCGGAACATGCCGAGGTCATCAGAAGGGTGGATCTCGCCGGTGAGCCGCGGGAGCTGGTTGCGGCCGCCCTCGGGGTGACCGTGAACAACCTGACTGTTCGGCTTCATCGCGCACGGCACGCCCTGAAGGAGCGCCTCGAGCAGACCTGCGTCGTATGCCTCGAGGAAAGTTTTTGGGAATGCCGCTGCGGCGATAATCGAGGTCCAACCTAACCGGCCTCGCGCCGGCGGCCTTCGCTGCCTTCGCGCCGGGCGAGCCGGCTGCGATGCAGCGCGAACAGCTCCAGCATCTTGTCGGCCGGCTTGGCGGCGCTGAACAGATAGCCTTGCATCTCGGAGCAGCCCAGCGTGCGGAGCAGGCGCTGCTGCTCCTCGGTCTCGACACCCTCGGCCGTGGTGGTCATGCGACGGGCGGCCGCCAGGTTGACGACGGCCTGGACGATGCTGGCGGAGCCGTCGGGGCCGGCGATATCCTCGACGAAGCAGCGGTCGATCTTGATCTTGTCGAACGGGAAGCGGTGCAGATAGCTCAGCGAGGAATAGCCGGTGCCGAAATCGTCGAGCGCGATGCGCACGCCGATGGCGCGGAGCTGGTGCAGGATCGCGAGCGCCGTGTCATCGTCGCGGATAAGCACCGCCTCGGTGATCTCGAGCTCGAGCCGGCTTGCCGGCAGGTTGGAAGCGGCGAGCGCCGCCATGATCTTCAGCGCCAGCGTGCCGCTCTTGAATTGCACCGGCGAGACGTTGACGGCGAGGCGGATGTCGTCGGGCCAGCCGGCAGCATCCCGGCAGGCGGTCGCCAGCACCCATTCGCCGATCTCGTTGATCAGGCCGGTGTCTTCGGCGATCGGGATGAACTCGGCCGGTGAAACCATGCCGCGCTCGGGATGGCGCCAGCGCACCAGCGCCTCGCAGCCGGTGATGCGGTCGTCCTTCAGGCCGAGGCAAGGCTGGTAATAGACCTCGAGGCCGCCACGCGCGATGGCGTGGCGCAGGTCGATCTCGAGCTGCCGCCGCTCGCGGACCTTGGCGTCCATCTCGGGTTCGAAGAAGCGGTAGGTGCGGCGTCCCGCGGATTTGGCGGCGTACATCGCAAGGTCCGCGTTCTTCAGGATCTGGTCCAGCGCCGTGCCGTGTCCCGGCGCCAGCGCGATGCCGATGCTGGCGTCGCTGGTGAGATGATGGCCCATGCAGTCGAAGGGCGTGCGGATGGCCTGGAAGATCCGGGCGACGAGATCGTTGACCTGGTCCGGCGAGGTCACCGC is a genomic window of Bradyrhizobium sp. CB1717 containing:
- a CDS encoding cytochrome c3 family protein, whose product is MTIRGALYVVVATLAVASAAVASIALYRGGSTSVPGWTRLVSPGPLSAKHAFLSDKCESCHAPIKGVEAAACITCHAPAAADLAKQSTAFHAMAGGQCSGCHREHSGDLRPIRMNHASLLKVAMPASGKTVFDRTAPDQMTADLREFLGLQKSEQREKAALDCANCHSNREPHRELFGRGCADCHGLASWKIAGFLHPSPTSRDCAQCHQAPPSHYMGHFIMMDRMIAGQEHASVDQCFLCHRTDSFNDIKGVGWMKHH
- a CDS encoding RNA polymerase sigma factor, translated to MKPSNENLPVLTAGSLEAQEAIVRAALIGSYDRLRGYLQRRFGGKAEAEEVLQAFMLRALERSGDIRDADSVRGWLSRVLATTIADFHRQASKSRTREMPFPNELNDRLAAEQDAAANAAVCECLHTHLSLLKPEHAEVIRRVDLAGEPRELVAAALGVTVNNLTVRLHRARHALKERLEQTCVVCLEESFWECRCGDNRGPT